The genomic segment AGTGGAATCCTGACCCGGTCCGCTGCCCACCAGAATCATGTCCACATCCTTGTTCCCGGAAATCCTGCGCTGAAAAAGCTTGAGCGGCACAAGGATTACATCATCCTGCTCTTTGCCGACCATGGAACCGCCTTTTGATTTCAGCACCCCTACAACCTGATAGGCAAAACGGTCGATGCGTACAGAATTGCCGACGGGGTCCAGCCCCTTGAACAGAGTCTTACTGACCTTCTCCCCGATGATGCAGACCGACTTCCCGGCCTTTTCTTCTCTGGGACTGAAGAACCTGCCGGAACTGGCCTCCCATTTCCGGATCATAAAATAACTGCTTTCAGTCCCGGTGACGGCCGTGCGGCAATTGTTGTTTCCGTAAACCGCAACCACTGCCGACTCGGTAACCGGTGCAACTCCCAGACAATCGGGAAATTCGCGTTTAAGGGTCTCCACGTCCGCATTTTTGAAGGGCACAATATTGGTGGTTTCCCCGGCAAAACCGACCCCGTTCTCTTCTTCCGGGGTGATGATGATCATCCTGCTGCCGAGGCTGGAAATCTCATTGGTCAACTTACGGCTGGCCCCCTGCCCGATGACCACCACGGAAATCACCGAGCTTACGCCGATAACAATGCCCAGAACCGTAAGGCAGGAACGCAGCTTGTTACGCCACAGAGCACGGAATGAAAGCATTACAGACTGCAAAAACATCAATGCCCCTCCCTAACTATCCTCCCGTCACGGAACTGGATTGTCCGCGAGGCCCAGAGTGCCATTTCCGGCTCATGGGTAACCATGACCACGGTGATACCCTGCTCTGCCTGCAAGGAGGAAAGCAACTCCATAATCTCGGTACTGCGTTCGGAATCAAGGTTCCCGGTGGGTTCATCAGCAAGCAGCAGAAAAGGATTACAAACTATGGCCCGGGCAATGGCCACCCGCTGCTGCTGGCCGCCGGACATCTCGGAAGTGGTGTGCAGGGCACGGTCCCCGAGACCGACCTTATCCAGTGCCGCATGGGCCATTTTGCGCCGCTCCTTCTTGCCGATGCCTCGATAGACAAGGGGAAGCTCCACATTTTCAACAGCAGTAGTCCTGCTGAGCAGATTGAAACCCTGAAAAACAAATCCCAGATACTGCTGCCGCAAACGGGCCTTCTGATTCCGGTTAAGGGAGGTTATCTCAAGCCCCTCAAAGGAATATGAACCGGAACTGGGGCTGTCCAGACAGCCGAGGATATTCATGGTCGTTGATTTGCCTGAACCGGAACTGCCCATGACCGCCACAAACTCACCGTTGTTGATGGTCATATCAATACCGTCCAGAGCACGGACTTCAACCCCGCCCGTATTGTAGATCCGGGAAACATTTTTCAGCTCAATCATTATCCTGCCCGCCTATTCAAATGAAAAGGACATACTGTTCTCCGCAACATTCTCAATGCGCGAGAGCACAATTTCATCCCCGGCCGCCAATTCATCGCTGCGAATTTCTGTGAAACGTCCGTCAGAGCTGCCTTTGTCGACTTCAACCCGCTCCGGAAAACCGTCCCTGAGTAACCAGACATTTGCATTTTTAGGGGAAGGAGTATTCCGGGACTCCTCAGGAACGGTCTCCGGCGGAGTAAAACGCAAGGCAGCATTGGGAACCAGCAGCTTGTCCCGCACTTTCCGGGTTTCAATTTTTGCCGCTGCGGTCATGCCCGGCCTTAAAGCCAGATCGGAATTCTTAACCGCAAAAATACCCACATAAGTCACCACGCCCTGCACTCGCTGCGGAGAAAAACGGAGCTTTTCCAACACGCCCCTGAACTTGCGTTCCGGGTAGGCGTCCACAGTAAAAACCGCCTGCTGCCCCGGTTTGATGCGGCCCACATCCGCCTCATCAATATTCAACTCAAGGCGCATATCCTTCAGCCCGGCGGCAATGGTGAAAAGTTCCGGGGTCTGCAGATTTGAAGAAACAGCCTGCCCCCGCTCCACATGACGCACCAGCACCAGCCCGTCGATAGGCGAGACTATGACCGCCTTTTTAAGGTTGGCCTCGGCTTCCAGCAGATTTGCGCGGGCCTGCTTGACCTGAGCCCTTGCTCCGGCAAGTTCTGCCGAAGCAAGCTTCTCTGCTGTACGGGAACTGTCCAGAGCCTTCTGGGAAACCGCATTTCCAGACCGCAATTTTCTGGTACGTCTGTGCTCCACACTCTTGTCATCAAGGGCGGCTTCACATTTCAAAACCGTCGCCTGTGCCGATTCCAGTGCCGCCCGCAACTGATTCACCCGGGCCTGCAATTCATCAGTGCGCAAAAGGGCTATTATTTCACCCTTTGCAACCGGGTCGTTGTAATCCTTATGTATTTTTTTCAGCACACCGGAAATTTCACAGCCGACCTTAACCTTGGTCCTCGGTTGCAGGGTTCCGCTGGCCGAGACATTGATGCTCAGATCGCCGCGTCCAAGGGTATGTGTTTTATAGCGGATCGGTTCACCGTTGCCGACCAGAGCCTGCCACAAAACGACAACGATTATAGTACTCAAACTCATCCAGAAAAGAACACGTTTACGGAGCGGCTTACGTCTCTCTTCCAAGGATGAAGCTTCAAAGCTACGCTCCGGACTCTGTATATCAGACATACTTCCTCCTCATGCAGGAAGGGAAAAACTGGCAGAACCGGGGGAGGCCGGTTCTGCCGCAAGCCGGGACAACCATAACCCGGCCTAAGTAAGGGGAGCCCTTAAATTTATTCAACTGTTTCATCCGCTTGAAATTCAAGGATATCGCCGGGCTGGCAATCAAGGAATCTACAGACGGCATCAAGCGTGCTGAACCTGATGGCCTTGGCCTTTCCGGTCTTGAGTACGGAAAGGTTCTGCGGGGTTATCCCCACAGCCTCTGCCAGTTCCTTGGATGAAACCTTTCTTTTAGCCAGCATCACATCGAGGTTAATAAGTATCGCCATATCAACCCCTTAAATTGTCAGCTCAGCTTCATCCTGAAGCTTGCGGCCTTCGTCCATTACCCACGAGATTGCCAGAATCACGCAGGCAACTACGATGTTCCCGATATTGGCATCATCAATATTCACACAAACCAGCCGGTCACCCACTTCATTATTCATAGTCGCAATGTAGGAGACAGCGGCCTGCGTAAACGGATAAATAAGCTCACCGACGAGCAATGCCCAGGCGGCTCTATTGTAACAGACGGAATTCTCCGCTGTGAATATCTTGCCCTGTGAATAGAGCCCGAAAAGATTAACCAGTTGCCAGAGGCAAAACATGCCCAAAGCTGCATAAGGAGCTGAAGCAAGCAGCCCCAGCACTCTTTGCGTGTCTGTCAACGGCCCGAGAAACTCCGGATCAAGTTCAAACAAAAATTCTGAAACAAAAAACGCTTCAGGGTCACCGTCAAACAGAAACCATGCGGTAATTTCAAAAATCGGAAGCGCGATCAGCATCAGCAGAAATGCATATTTCAAAAAAATGCTCATTTTTTTAATCTTGTTCATTTGTCTCTCCGTGAAAAATTCTTATCCCGTTTTCTGATTCACGATTTACGGCAATGAATTATCGTTTGTCAATAACTTTTTACTCTTCACCATTAATCAAAACTCGGTAGAGCACAAAAAAAGACAGCAGAACCTAGTTCAACTGTCTCAATCCACAAGCAAAATATCTTGATAATTCTAATCGTGATCAACGTAAAAATGATCAAAAATGTCAGGCAGGTTCTCCCAGTCCGGCAGACAGGAAGCCGTAAACCACGGAGTTTCAATGCGCAGACAGTGCAGCTTCATGCGCCCCTTGCTGCCGCCATACTTCACATCTCCTGCAATGGGAAAACCACGCGAGGAAAGCTGGACCCTGATCTGGTGGGTGCGTCCGGTGTGCAACTTGACCATGAGCAGCGATGAATCACGGTCTGTTTTGATTGCCCGCACAGAACAGGAGGCGTTCTTTCCGGAGCCGACAACCATCTTCTCCCGGCCTTTAGGTCCGCGCTTCTCCATTCGGTCTTGCAGCCCGGTCCAGCCTTCACGCTTCCACTCACCTTCCACCTGCGCGAGATAAAATTTGCCCCCCTCGCCGTGTTCGGCAAAGAAATCGGACAGATTCTTCTGCCCCTGATGGGACTTTCCGGCCAGAACCACCCCGGAAGTATCGCGGTCCAGCCGATGGGCCGGAGCCGGTTTGTAAGCAGCATCCGCAAACATGAAAAGAAGGCGGTCGGCAACGCAGTCATCATGCCCGGTGCCGCCTTGAGTGGGCAGTCCGGCAGGCTTACACACCGCCAGATAATTGTCGTCTTCGTAAATTATTTCCAGCGTAGGCAGCTTTCTGACTTGCTGCTCCTCTGCCTTGTAAGGCGGAATGCGTACAGTCTGGCCTTCTTTGACCAGATCAAAAGGCTTGCAGCGGCCCTTATCCACGCGCACATTGCCCTTGCGAATCCAGCGCATAATGGCCGAGCGGGGAACATCTTTCCCCACCCGCCTTTCAAGAAAGCGAACTAATTTCTGCCCTGCTTCCTGCTTAGTTACTTCTACAAATTCAGCTGCCATTTACAACAAACTAGGTAAAAAAGTCACAGTAGCCGGAACTGCGAGCATCAACGCGACAAGTACCACATAGGCAATCATGAAATAGCTGACGCCGAGAAATACCCGGTCAATAGACACATCCTCAGCCATGGAGGCCACAATAAAAGTCGTCACGCCCACAGGAGGGGTGATGGCTCCGAGGGTAGTCACAATGGTGATTAAAACTCCGAACCAGACCGGATCATAGCCCATGGCACTGACGATGGGGAAAAATATGGGGATGGTGATCAAAAGCAGAGCCAAGGCATCCATGACCATACCGCCGATTACGTAGATCACGCAGATAAGCAGGATGATTACTGTGGGCGGAATGGGCAACGCGGCCACGAAATTAGCGGCTTCAAAAGGAATGCGGGTCACAGCCAGAAAACGCCCGAAAATTACCGCGCCGAGCATGACCGTCATGATCATGCAGGAAACCTTGAGCGTATCGCTCACTGCGGCGGCAAAACGCTTGAAGGTCATCTCACGGGAAATAATGCTGATCAAAAGCGCAAATGCCGCCCCGGCAGCCCCGGCCTCGGTGGGGGTAAACCAGCCCGCAAAAAGACCGCCCATAACCAGCACAAAAAGAATAATCATCTCAATGGAACCGGGCAATGAAGCAAGCTTTTCCTTGAAGGAAACTTCCGGTCCGGCCGGACCCCAGTCAGGATTGCTCACGCACATCATGTACACGGTGAGCAGGAAGAAAACACAGAGCAGAATTCCGGGAATTACCCCGCCCATGAACAGCCTGCTGATGGATTCCCCGGTCTGCAACCCGATGATGATCAGCACCACACTGGGAGGAATGACTACCCCGAGGGTGGCCCCGGCGGCAACCGATCCGGTGGAAAGGATGGGGTTATATTTGAATTTCTTCATTTCCGGCAGAGCCACGGTGGACATGGTCGCGGCAGTGGCGGTGTTTGAGCCGCAGATTGCCGCGAACCCGGCACAGGCCATGACCGTAGCCATGGCGATCCCGCCCCTGATATGCCCCATCCAGGCATAAGCTGCCTTGTACAGCCTCTCGTTGACCCCGGAATAAAAACAGATCTGCCCCATAAGGATGAACAGGGGAATGACGGTCAGCCCGTAGGATGAAAAAACATTCCAGATTTCAGTGCCCAGCATCCCGTAAGCGGCCTTGAGATTCAAGACCTTGGCAAAGCCGATAAACCCGATAATGCCCATGGCAAAGCCCACGGGTACACGCAGCACAAGAATAACCAGCAGCAGGCAGAGAACGCCCACAATTCCAACAGTAATCGGTTCCATAATATTAAGCGGGTTTAAGCGGTTCCCTGCCGCGCAGGATACGAAGGATATCAAGCATGACTATAAAGGCCATGGACAGGCAGCCGAAGGCCACAGCAAACACAAACGGATAAAAAGCAATACCCAGTGTCTCTGAAACTTCCTCCAGATCGTAAAGGAACATGCCCCATTTAAAAGTTTCATTGGCACAAAAAACAAAAAACACACAGGAAACCGCACTGGACAATGCATCCAGCACAACCTGCATGGATTTCGGGAAACGGTTGAACAAAAGCCCCACTGCAATATGGCTGCGGTGCAGCTGCGAGAAGCCCAGAGAAAATCCGGCGGTCACCGCGCCCAGGAATCCCATCAGCTCAAAAGTTCCCTTAACCGGAACCCAGACCGCACGCGAAACCATGTTCGCACAGGCCAGAATTATCATCAGCGTCAATGCCGCCCCGGCAATTACCGCCAGAATACGGCAAATCCAAATCGCTGTTTTTTCTAAAAATTCAATCATAATATTCTATTTGCCTCCGGCGGCTGGGGRAGGATAACTTTTGGGAAAAGTTCCCCTTCCCCAGACCCCATCCCCTCAAAACTTTTTAATATGCTTCGCACGTAGCGAACAAAGACGCCCTTCGAGTAGTCAAACGGCGAAGCCTTAATAAAAGGTTTTGGGATTCTTAACCCCTTTTGCAAAAGGGGTTAAGGCCCCCGGCAGGGTCCCCGAAGGGCCGCCGGAGACATCTTAATTACTTTTCATATTTAACGCGGGAAGCTTCCACGTCGGAAAGTACGGCAGCTCCGTCAATATCTTTAGCTGCGGCTTTCTTTTTCCAGTCATCGATCAGCGGCAGGGTCTTATCCTTGATGGCTTTCATGTCCGCATCAGACAACTCGATCATTTCGATAGAGTACTTATCCTTGGCCCATGCAAGAGAACGGGTAACGTGCTCATCCATGTACTTTCCGGTCCACTCAGCCTGCTCGCGGCCAAGATCGTTCAGTACTTTTTTGACATCATCAGGCAGTGCGTTCCATGAATTCTTGTTCATGATGATTGCGAAAGGATAAACAGCGGTATCGGTCTTGGTTTCGTAGCGGCAGATTTCCGCGAAGTTCAGATCTTTGAGCACTTCGAAAGAGGAGAACAAACCTTTAACCACACCCTTCTGCAGAGCTTCGGGAGTTGCGGACATGGGCATGGAAACCGGAGTCGCGCCGAGGGATTCAAGAATCTTGGACAGAATACCGGAAGCACGGACTTCAAGCCCTTTGAGGTCGGCAAGAGTACGCACCGGAGTTTTAGTCATAAGATTGGAAGGCGCGGAGGTGAACATGGTCAGCACCTTGAATTTACGAAACTCCTTGGGCTGGTACTTCATGTACAGATCCCAGAGGGCAAGGCTGGCGGAAGTGGATGAGGTAAATCCCAGAGGAAGTTCAAACACGGAACAAAGCGGGAAAACACCCGGATGATATGCAAGGCTGACGCAACCGATATCGGCCTGTCCCTGCATTACGCCGCGCAGGGTATTTTTTGCGCCCAGCAGGGTTGAGCCGGGATAGGTCTGCACCTGAACTTTACCGTTTGTTCTTTTTTCCACTTCCTGCTTCCAGCGTTCCATCTGGACACAGGGGAAAGTTTTAGCGGGCGGAAAGTTGGCATAGCTGAGACTGACATCCGCTGCAGATCCAACGGACGCTGAACAAAGCAGTGATACGCAAAACATCAAAACAGAAAGAATTCCGGCAATTTTCCCGGTTCTCATCATCACTTCCTCCATTGTAAGGGCTTACTTTTGATTTGGCAGCGAAGCAGGGCAAGGCAACTTCACCGAAAAGGCAGGGTTACAATTACATATGAAAGGACCTCCCGCAAGGAACGGGAGGCCCGGTTAAACAGCTTACTGGCCCATGTTCAGTTCATAGGCCATAATCAGAGTCTTCCGGTGTTTGATTCCCAGAGAACCGGGATAAGTATTCATGATAACATACAGTTCTTTATCACCGTCATTATCGATATCAGCTACACCGTATCCGGAGACAGTTCCTTTGATACGGCGGGTCTTCCATGCCAGGTTCAGACCGACTCCATCCCAGAATTCAGAATGAATTTCGCCCTGAGCAAAACTTTTATAGTTTGAGAACACCTGACCGGCAATGGAAAGGTCCTTGTTCAGCAGAACTTCCTTTTTGTTGGGATCGGAAATGGAAACGACCTGAATGGGCATGGGAATAAAATACATGGTCTCCATCCTTTCCGACTTTTTCATCTCGTTCATCCCAAGGGCTTTGGAAATAATCTCCAGGCTTACCGCAGAAGAGTTGAATTTTTCCGCACTCTCATAAAGCGGTTCAAGGTTCTTGTCATAAAGGTTGATACGTCCATATTTATTAAGAACGATAATCTTGTAATCATCATCTTTAACGGGCAGATAGGTAAGATTAAAGACATTGGAAAATTCGGGGACATTCATCTTGCGCACGAGAAGAAGTTCGCCATTGGAGAAGGTATACTCCACCATGTGCTTGGAATAAAATGTCCGGTTAGGATCAAGGCGCTGCCCTATGATTGTTTCGGTAAAGTTAGGCGGAGTCCTGATAACGGAAAGAAAGTTCTTACTGCGGTCCAGCAGAACTCTGGGACTATTGTTCTTGAATGAGAGAATGTAGGAGAACGGTTTCCTGTCTACTTCAGTGCAAAGCACCACCTCGTAAACTCCGTCACGGTCAACGTCGATAGCACTGACCTTCAGTCCGGAAGCACGGTTGGAGTATTTATAAGCGACAACCTCTTTCAACCGCTGACCGTCAATCTTCATGACCTTGACATCGGTATCAGTAAGCACAACCAGATCTTTTTTACCGTCCCCGGTTACATCCTGCACAAAGCCGCCACGGTTGACGAACTTCATGGACTGACTGCGCCAACGGCCCGGTGTTTCTGTACCGCCCTGATACCTGAACTGAGGGTTAATTTTACTTTCCAACACCTTACCGGCTCCGGCAGCGGTGACAAACTCAGGGTTCATGGGGCTGTCGGGACGAGCTTCTTCACGCTTCTGCTCTTGCTCGTTAGCAGCCTTGCTACCCGGCTTCTTGAACAGTTCACCCTTGATATCCTGAGCGATTCCGTCAATGGCAGGAATCAACTCGGAAATGGTGGTCTGGGCACTTTTGGTCCAGGAATGGCCGTCGCCGTTGATCATACTTACGTCAACGGAAGCCTTCTTACCTGCAATTACAACAGAACCGACAGCGATATAGTCAACGCCCAGAGTCTGAACTTTTTTGATCTCGTCCATTTTGTCCTTGGGCAGATCAGCCTCTTTAAGATCATTAGAACCGGCTATGGGCTCAAAATGCCCGGTCCAGTTCAGGCGGGAAGTAAGCATGGTCTGAACGCCGCGACTCAAATATTTGTACTGGGCGGGACCGTTGATTTCAAATGGATAAACGGCATAGGTGCGTGCCACCTGTGCATAGGCCGCTGAGGCGGTCAGCATGAAAAGTGCTACAATAAAAAAAATGACTAAACGACGAAATGCCATCGTTAATCCTCCAGATTAAATTTAAGGAAATATATTCTATGATTACAATCTATTACACAACAAAACATTTAGACAAGCCAAACTGTTCCGGCAATACGGAAGCTGCCGCATTCTTGAAAACGGGTAAAACGCTTGTAGCAGCTAATGCAGCAGGACGCAAAGTTTAAGATGGAAACAGCCTCCCCGGACCCTTGTCAAATACGCGCTGCTGATTTATCTGTCTTGCTCCTGTTTACAAGGTTTTTTGTAATTTTCTGATGATCCGGCCTGTCATTCTAAAGTTGTATCAGGCTATAAATTTACATAATTTTACCATTTTTTGCGGCTCCCAGCTTCTACACTTTTCTATGTCTTCAAGCCGCAACCTATCATTTATGAGTACAGTTTTAAGAACATTCAGGCTGGTCTGCTCCCCCAAGGACGTGGACACAGTGGAAGAACTGCTCCGCGCACAGGGTTTTGAATTCAGGCCGGAACCGTTTTATTCCATGGCCCGCATTCTGGAAAAAGAGCCTTTTCCGCTGGGAGAATCCGTAGCCGCAAGATTCGGGCGGATTTACATTCAGGACCGCTCCTCAATGCTGCCCCCGCTCATGCTGGCACCGGAGGAAGGCGATGTGGTGCTGGACATGTGCGCCGCTCCGGGAAGTAAAACAGGACTGCTGGCCCGACTGGTAGGACGTAACGGCTTCGTGCTGGCCAGTGAACCGTCCAGTGACCGACTGGCACTGCTGCGTCAGAACCTGCGCAAAGTACAGGCTGTGAATACCGCAACTGTACATTACGAATCCCAGAAACTTCCCCTGCCCCCATCAAGCTGGAAGGCCATCCAACTTGACCCGCCCTGCAGCGGCTGGGGTACCCTGAACAAAAATCCCAAGGCCATGGAAGTCTGGAAGGGCGAGAAAACCGTCCCGCTGGTCAACCTGCAACGCAAATTGCTGACCAAGGCATACGAACTGCTGGCTCCCGGAGGACGGCTGATCTACTCCACTTGCACCACCAATGTGCAGGAGAACGAAGAACAGACCCGCTTCGCCACTGAAGAACTGGGATATGAACTTTTCGATCTCCCGCGTCCCGAAGGATTCACCATTGCCGACCCGCTGTTGCCGGGTATGGACGGAGTACTGCGAGTGGACGGTTCCGGCGGCGGGCAGGGATTCTATCTCTGCGGTCTGCGCAAACCGGGTGAGGAAGAACTGCAAATCCCGGACAGCTGCAACCCTCCGGGCAAAAAAGTGAATCTCAAAAAAACCGAAATCCCGGACTCAGTTGATTTTTCCGCCCTGCCTGAAGGGGAAATATACGAATTCAAAGGCAAGGCCATGTTCCTGAACAAACACGCCCTTGAAATTCTGCCCAAGGAGTTGCGCTGGCAGGGATTCCACATCGGCAAGCTCAACCGGGATAAATTCAGGCCGGACCCTTTCGCACGCTGCCTGCTCCCGGAAAAACCGGACAGCTCGGCACTGGTAATTGAAAATCCGCAGGACATAACCAACCTGCTGGCCGGACAAAGCCTCACCGCCCCGCCCAAAGGCAAAGGCCCTGTAGGCTTATACTATAAAGACATGCTGCTCGGATTCAACGGGAAGAAAGGTTCCCGTTTTATCTGGACGGACAAGTAATATAAGGATTTATTAACATAATGAACGGAACCAACCGCCGCCTGCAAAGGCTTTTTGACAAGGAAAGCGGAAACTCGCTGATCCTGGCCCTCGACCACGGAGCCAATGAAGGCATGATCGAAGGACTGGGCTCCATCCAGTCCATTCTGGAATCACTGCCCGCTTCCGGTGTTCAGGGAGTCATCCTCAACAAAGGACTGGCCCGCCATTACGGACACTTAGTGCCTTCTGATGTAAACCTCATCATCCAGCTCAATGCCGGAACAAGGCACGGCTCGCCCTCGTACAATAAAAACATCGTCTGCTCCATTTCCGAAGCATTACGCCTCGGCGCGGACGCTGTTTCCATGCACGTGAATATCGGCAATGAGCTGGAAGACCGCATGCTGGTGGATCTCGGCGAAATTACCGATGAAGCGCATCAGCTGGGTATCCCGGTACTGGCCACAGTGCTCGCGCGCGGCA from the Desulfovibrio sp. JC010 genome contains:
- a CDS encoding class I fructose-bisphosphate aldolase, with protein sequence MNGTNRRLQRLFDKESGNSLILALDHGANEGMIEGLGSIQSILESLPASGVQGVILNKGLARHYGHLVPSDVNLIIQLNAGTRHGSPSYNKNIVCSISEALRLGADAVSMHVNIGNELEDRMLVDLGEITDEAHQLGIPVLATVLARGSQIVNEHDSSLVAHCIRIGAELGPDIVAVPYPNNGDTFMKAVAASPVPVLVTGGPLGQNVEGALNNTQQGLESGCRGCCIGRNIFQTENPIESMEKFARIAHKKQTISNE